The following nucleotide sequence is from Paenibacillus andongensis.
ATAACTCCTTTAGATGTGGAGATGATGGCAATCCCTAATCCGCCCAATACACGAGGGATTTCTTGTGATTTAGTGTAAACGCGTAGACCTGGTTTGCTAATTCTTTTCAAACCGGAGATAACACGCTCATTGTTTGAACCGTATTTCAGGAACAAACGAATGATACCTTGTTTGCTATCTTCAACGTACTCAGCGTCACGGATAAATCCTTCTTTTTTAAGGATTTCAGCGATTTCCCTCTTCACTTTTGACGCAGGAATTTCAACTGTTTCATGACGTACGATATTCGCATTACGAATGCGAGTTAGCATATCTGCAATTGGATCTGACATGACCATTTTGTGTAAACCTCCTTCCCGAAAATAGGGTGATTACCAGCTTGCTTTTTTGACGCCTGGAATCTGACCTTTGTGTGCTAATTCGCGGAAACAAATCCGACAAATTTTGAACTTGCGAAGCACTGAATGCGGACGTCCGCAGCGCTCACAACGTGTGTATGCTTGCACTTTAAACTTCGGGGTACGTTGCTGTTTGACTTTCATCGAAGTTTTTGCCACTTAATATAACACCTCCTGATAGGTACGACCTGG
It contains:
- the rpsH gene encoding 30S ribosomal protein S8 translates to MVMSDPIADMLTRIRNANIVRHETVEIPASKVKREIAEILKKEGFIRDAEYVEDSKQGIIRLFLKYGSNNERVISGLKRISKPGLRVYTKSQEIPRVLGGLGIAIISTSKGVMTDKDARQSKAGGEVICYVW
- a CDS encoding type Z 30S ribosomal protein S14; translated protein: MAKTSMKVKQQRTPKFKVQAYTRCERCGRPHSVLRKFKICRICFRELAHKGQIPGVKKASW